From Arcticibacter tournemirensis, one genomic window encodes:
- a CDS encoding metallophosphoesterase — MPSLNLDSAPFEIFLIGDTGDISPVRPDPVLQTLCAHLDPSQPSAVVFLGDNIYPRGLPPKGNILRKNAENTLIRHHEALKDYQGKVIFIAGNHDWNKGRKDGYEYILRQEKYIQELFGGKNVFLPSNGCPGPAKVNIGDNITIVAIDTQWWLQKGLRPIGAQYGCRVNSEDDFFEQLEKILEENKHKHLLVLGHHPVYSYAIHGGRFKLKHHIFPLTLYDKDAWIPLPGIGSLLPLYRKFLGAREDMSHPRYRRLRSRLKEILGRYPNLIYAAGHEHNLQYICKNKNHFIVSGSGSKVKYVVQSGKYLRFGIKCKGFFKLRFEADGSVYLSAWSVDTTKVLAKGKVIYEEQII; from the coding sequence ATGCCCTCTCTTAATCTTGATTCTGCCCCTTTTGAGATATTCCTGATTGGCGATACCGGCGATATTTCTCCGGTACGTCCGGATCCGGTACTGCAGACCCTATGTGCGCATTTGGATCCATCGCAACCTTCTGCGGTTGTATTCCTTGGCGATAATATTTATCCCCGGGGACTCCCTCCGAAGGGAAATATACTGCGTAAGAATGCTGAAAATACGCTTATAAGACATCATGAAGCGCTCAAAGATTATCAGGGCAAAGTGATATTTATTGCAGGGAATCACGACTGGAACAAAGGAAGAAAAGATGGCTATGAGTATATTTTAAGGCAAGAGAAGTATATACAGGAATTATTCGGAGGCAAGAATGTATTTCTTCCGTCTAATGGCTGTCCCGGGCCGGCAAAAGTCAATATAGGCGACAATATAACTATTGTAGCCATAGATACACAGTGGTGGTTACAGAAGGGGCTGCGGCCGATAGGGGCACAGTATGGTTGTCGTGTTAACTCTGAAGACGATTTTTTTGAACAGCTTGAGAAAATTCTTGAAGAGAATAAACACAAGCATCTGCTTGTTCTGGGGCACCATCCGGTTTACAGCTATGCCATTCATGGAGGTCGCTTTAAGCTGAAGCATCATATCTTTCCCCTCACACTATACGACAAGGACGCCTGGATCCCCTTACCTGGCATTGGTTCGCTTCTGCCATTATACCGGAAATTTCTCGGAGCCCGCGAAGATATGTCGCACCCCCGGTATAGAAGGCTGCGGTCCAGGCTGAAGGAAATCTTAGGCCGGTACCCAAACCTCATCTACGCGGCAGGCCATGAGCATAACCTTCAGTATATTTGTAAAAACAAGAACCATTTTATCGTAAGCGGATCTGGCTCTAAAGTAAAATACGTGGTTCAATCGGGTAAGTATCTTCGTTTTGGTATAAAATGCAAGGGCTTTTTTAAGCTTCGCTTTGAGGCTGATGGTTCCGTATATCTTTCAGCATGGTCGGTAGATACTACAAAAGTTCTTGCTAAGGGGAAAGTGATCTACGAGGAACAGATCATCTGA
- a CDS encoding alpha-1,4-glucan--maltose-1-phosphate maltosyltransferase: MIQSNGRKRVVISNVSPQIEGGQYPAKAVENETITVSADVFSDGHDEIDARVLFKHQDEQEWSSASMAFTVNDRWVAVLKLETTGFYQFKVQGWVDHFTTWQKGLQKKYEAGQDVNVELQIGAGLIRQAAEYAADSDKVELLNYHAGLQTQGDTASAVLTALSGELSAVMRRYRDEDLVSTYPQTMLIEVERKKAAFSTWYELFPRSAAPEPGKHGTFNDVKKLLPRVAKMGFDVLYFPPIHPIGEKNRKGKNNTLTPGSEDPGSPWAIGNRTGGHKAIHPQLGTLADFKSLVKEAKKLNIEVAMDIAYQCAPDHPYVKEHPQWFRWRPDGSVQYAENPPKKYEDILPINFETEDWENLWKELKSLVDYWIAQGVTIFRIDNPHTKAFSFWEWMIREVRKTNPDVIFLAEAFTRPLLMERLAKAGFNQSYTYFTWRNTKYELEEYMRELTKTDMRYIFRPNFWPNTPDILSPFLSWGGENAHILRLVLAATLSSSYGIYGPVYEFCVNTPHPGKEEYTDNEKYEIKHWDWDQYTRIKEIIARVNIIRKNNPALHTTWNLEFAESSSDQIICYGKADPESKNNLIVVVNLDPYNTHGAHVKIPLWQLGIRPGVPYTVRDLLSGSRYRWQDEWNYVQLNPYEMPAHIFRVEQ; this comes from the coding sequence ATGATTCAATCTAATGGCAGAAAGAGAGTTGTTATTTCCAACGTTTCCCCCCAGATAGAAGGCGGGCAGTATCCTGCAAAAGCAGTAGAAAATGAAACTATAACCGTTTCGGCTGATGTGTTCAGTGACGGACACGATGAAATAGATGCCCGGGTGTTGTTCAAGCATCAGGATGAACAGGAATGGAGCTCAGCGTCCATGGCCTTCACTGTAAATGACCGCTGGGTGGCTGTATTGAAGTTGGAAACCACGGGGTTTTATCAGTTTAAAGTTCAGGGCTGGGTAGATCATTTCACTACCTGGCAAAAAGGGCTTCAAAAAAAGTACGAAGCGGGACAGGATGTAAACGTAGAACTTCAGATAGGAGCCGGTCTGATCCGGCAAGCAGCTGAATATGCAGCTGACTCCGATAAGGTTGAATTGTTAAATTACCATGCCGGGTTGCAGACGCAAGGCGACACTGCCTCAGCAGTATTGACGGCTCTAAGCGGGGAGCTGAGTGCGGTAATGAGAAGGTACAGGGATGAAGATCTTGTAAGCACATATCCTCAAACCATGTTGATAGAGGTTGAAAGGAAGAAAGCAGCATTTAGTACATGGTATGAACTTTTCCCGCGTTCAGCAGCTCCCGAGCCGGGTAAGCACGGTACCTTTAACGATGTTAAAAAATTGCTGCCAAGGGTTGCGAAGATGGGCTTCGATGTATTGTATTTTCCTCCTATACATCCGATCGGCGAAAAGAACCGCAAGGGGAAAAACAATACCCTGACGCCGGGATCGGAAGATCCGGGTTCGCCATGGGCAATAGGCAACCGTACCGGCGGACATAAAGCGATTCATCCTCAGCTGGGCACTCTTGCTGATTTTAAGAGCCTTGTAAAAGAGGCCAAAAAGCTCAATATTGAGGTTGCAATGGACATCGCATACCAGTGCGCGCCCGATCATCCCTATGTTAAAGAACATCCGCAATGGTTCAGGTGGCGGCCCGACGGGTCTGTTCAATATGCAGAGAACCCTCCCAAGAAATATGAGGATATTCTTCCGATAAACTTCGAAACGGAGGATTGGGAGAACCTTTGGAAGGAGCTGAAAAGTTTGGTGGACTACTGGATCGCTCAGGGAGTGACTATCTTCAGGATCGATAATCCGCATACCAAGGCTTTTTCCTTCTGGGAATGGATGATCCGTGAAGTTAGAAAGACCAATCCCGATGTTATATTTCTGGCAGAAGCCTTTACCCGTCCTCTGCTCATGGAAAGGCTCGCAAAGGCTGGTTTTAACCAGTCGTATACGTATTTCACCTGGAGGAATACGAAATATGAGCTGGAAGAGTATATGAGGGAGCTGACCAAAACCGATATGCGATATATATTCCGTCCGAACTTTTGGCCAAACACTCCCGATATCCTTTCTCCTTTTCTGAGCTGGGGAGGGGAGAATGCTCATATCCTCCGGTTGGTACTGGCGGCTACACTTTCTTCGAGTTATGGGATTTACGGGCCGGTGTATGAGTTTTGCGTCAATACGCCCCATCCGGGAAAGGAAGAGTATACCGATAATGAGAAATATGAAATTAAGCACTGGGACTGGGATCAGTACACCCGCATAAAGGAGATAATCGCCAGAGTAAATATTATACGGAAAAACAACCCCGCACTGCACACTACCTGGAACCTTGAATTTGCAGAAAGTAGCAGTGATCAAATTATTTGTTACGGGAAGGCCGATCCCGAATCGAAGAATAACCTCATTGTAGTGGTTAACCTCGATCCTTATAATACTCATGGTGCTCACGTGAAAATACCCCTGTGGCAACTGGGTATCAGGCCCGGCGTTCCATATACAGTGCGCGACTTGTTAAGCGGAAGCAGGTACCGCTGGCAGGATGAGTGGAATTATGTTCAGCTTAATCCTTACGAAATGCCTGCGCATATTTTTAGAGTTGAACAATAA
- a CDS encoding aldo/keto reductase codes for MKKINIGSEGPVVPIIGLGCMGMTGFEEGNMYGEADEQEAIATIHRSLELGGNFLDTADLYGPFKNEQLIAKAIQGNRDKYIIATKFGWEIDDNNKVTWAINGKKEYVRKAVERSLKNLNTEYIDLYYMHRLDKNTPIEETVEAMSGLVKEGKVGYLGLSEVSSETVKRAHAVHPITAVQSEYSLFERTAEERSILNTLKELGIGFVAYSPLGRGFLSGQIRTIDDLPENDFRRAIPRFQEAHFYRNIELVKAIEVMAEEKKITASQLALAWIINKGIVPIPGTKRRKYLEQNIAAGEIELNEADLSKLESIVPLGTDTGNPYDEFSMGLID; via the coding sequence ATGAAAAAAATAAATATAGGAAGCGAAGGCCCCGTTGTACCAATCATAGGTTTGGGCTGTATGGGTATGACAGGTTTTGAAGAAGGAAATATGTATGGAGAGGCAGATGAGCAGGAAGCTATTGCCACCATTCACCGATCGCTCGAATTAGGTGGCAATTTCTTGGATACTGCCGATTTGTACGGCCCATTCAAAAATGAGCAGTTGATTGCGAAGGCAATACAAGGTAACAGGGACAAATATATTATCGCCACAAAGTTCGGCTGGGAAATAGATGATAACAACAAAGTGACCTGGGCGATTAACGGCAAAAAAGAATATGTAAGAAAAGCGGTGGAACGATCTCTTAAAAATCTTAACACGGAGTATATTGACCTGTACTATATGCACAGGCTTGATAAAAACACGCCCATCGAAGAAACCGTTGAGGCGATGAGCGGGCTGGTGAAGGAAGGAAAAGTGGGTTATCTCGGACTGTCGGAAGTATCGTCTGAAACGGTTAAAAGAGCTCACGCAGTACACCCCATTACGGCGGTACAAAGTGAATATTCTTTATTTGAGCGTACAGCAGAAGAACGCAGCATACTGAATACCCTGAAGGAACTTGGGATAGGTTTTGTCGCTTATTCGCCATTAGGACGTGGTTTTTTATCCGGACAGATCCGAACCATCGATGACCTGCCGGAAAATGATTTTCGCCGGGCAATTCCCCGTTTCCAGGAGGCTCACTTTTACAGGAATATTGAGTTGGTTAAAGCCATTGAGGTAATGGCTGAAGAGAAAAAAATAACCGCATCACAGTTGGCGCTGGCATGGATTATAAATAAGGGCATCGTCCCTATTCCGGGTACCAAACGAAGAAAGTATCTGGAGCAAAACATAGCGGCTGGCGAAATTGAACTAAACGAAGCTGATCTGTCGAAACTCGAAAGCATTGTGCCCCTTGGTACTGATACAGGTAATCCTTACGATGAGTTTAGTATGGGGTTAATTGATTAA
- a CDS encoding helix-turn-helix domain-containing protein — protein sequence MNAIRSVSEFHRFLSLPEPRHPLVSVINLDETVFLEDDVWKGFVNRFYCVALKREARGKVRYGQQHYDYDKGVLSFTAPNQVQYLDLNNVECGSGYLLVFHPDFLLAHPLANNINRYNFFSYAVNEALHLSAEEEDDLITILNKIDKECLHIDKYTQEIILSQIELLLNYSNRFYERQFITRKNHNHHLLAKFERLVDEYFDSSTIRQPELLTVQRIAELMNLSPNYLSDLLRMHTGQNTQQHIHERLIEKAKEKLSTTNLSISEIAYTLGFEHAQSFSTLFKKKTSLSPLEFRQTFN from the coding sequence ATGAATGCCATCAGGTCTGTCTCAGAATTTCACCGATTTCTCTCCTTGCCCGAGCCGCGCCATCCGTTGGTAAGTGTGATTAACCTCGACGAAACTGTTTTCCTGGAAGATGATGTATGGAAAGGTTTTGTGAACAGATTTTATTGCGTAGCCCTGAAAAGGGAAGCCAGAGGTAAAGTACGATATGGTCAGCAACATTACGATTACGACAAGGGGGTTCTGAGCTTTACTGCACCTAACCAGGTACAATACCTCGACCTGAACAACGTAGAATGCGGATCAGGCTACCTGCTCGTTTTCCATCCCGACTTTTTGCTGGCCCATCCCCTGGCAAACAATATCAATCGGTATAACTTCTTCTCTTACGCGGTAAATGAGGCGCTGCATCTTTCTGCTGAAGAAGAAGATGACCTTATTACCATATTGAACAAGATCGATAAGGAATGCCTGCATATTGATAAATACACTCAGGAGATCATCCTGTCGCAAATCGAGTTGCTGCTCAATTATTCCAATCGGTTTTACGAGCGGCAGTTTATCACCCGGAAAAATCACAACCATCATCTGCTTGCCAAATTTGAGCGCCTTGTTGACGAATATTTTGACAGCAGTACGATAAGGCAACCGGAACTGTTAACGGTACAGCGCATCGCTGAACTCATGAATTTGTCTCCAAACTACCTGAGCGATCTGCTGCGCATGCATACAGGGCAGAACACGCAGCAGCATATTCATGAGAGGCTCATTGAAAAGGCGAAGGAAAAACTCTCGACAACAAACTTATCGATAAGTGAAATTGCCTATACGCTAGGCTTTGAACATGCACAATCGTTCAGTACGCTTTTTAAGAAGAAAACCAGTTTGTCGCCACTTGAATTCCGGCAAACATTTAACTGA
- the glgB gene encoding 1,4-alpha-glucan branching protein GlgB, producing MTTDLNFSLFTDFDIQLFKAGKHYHLYNKLGSHVAEHQGQKGVYFAVWAPNARFVSVVGNFNLWDRQSHPLKVRWDGSGIWEAFLPGVQEAEYYKYFIESNNGYSVEKGDPYAFHWENPPHTATITWDIDYAWNDQKWLASRAGKNPLSKPISVYEVHIGSWRRVHEEEGRFMTYKELANELPAYCSYMGFTHVEFMPVMEHPFYGSWGYQLTGYFAPSSRYGTPQEFMFLIDKLHESGIGVILDWVPSHFPTDEHGLGYFDGTHLYEYDDPRKGFHPDWKSNIFNLTRNEVRAFLISNALYWLDKYHIDALRVDAVASMLYLDYSRKEGEWIPNQYGGRENLEAISFLQEFNQAVHTYYPDVFTVAEESTAWPGVTSSVESGGLGFDMKWMMGWMHDTLDYFAKEPIYRKYHQGQLTFSLVYAYSEKFTLPLSHDEVVYGKASLLDKMPGDRWQKFANLRLLFSYMYGHPGAKLIFMGGEFAQQHEWQHDYSLDWHENNDPLNNGVQKLLRDLNSLYKEEPGLYERNFDPGGFEWIDISDASNSVISWIRKGNNRKDDLIFIASLVPVVYENYRIGVPEIGFYKEIFNSDNLKYGGSDVLNDPEIEAFPIPMHGRTHSVPLILPPLGLIVLKYVRSNPII from the coding sequence ATGACTACTGATCTGAATTTTTCGCTTTTCACTGATTTTGATATACAGTTATTCAAAGCAGGAAAACACTATCATTTATATAATAAACTTGGATCTCATGTAGCCGAACATCAGGGACAAAAGGGAGTCTACTTCGCTGTTTGGGCGCCAAACGCGCGCTTTGTCTCTGTCGTGGGGAACTTCAATCTTTGGGATCGGCAGAGCCATCCATTGAAGGTAAGATGGGATGGATCCGGAATCTGGGAGGCGTTTCTTCCTGGAGTACAGGAGGCTGAATATTATAAGTATTTCATAGAATCGAATAATGGTTATTCTGTGGAAAAAGGAGATCCTTATGCTTTTCATTGGGAAAATCCTCCGCATACGGCAACCATCACATGGGATATAGACTATGCATGGAATGATCAGAAATGGTTGGCTTCCCGTGCCGGAAAAAATCCGCTAAGTAAGCCCATTTCTGTTTACGAAGTACATATCGGGTCGTGGCGAAGGGTGCATGAGGAGGAAGGCCGCTTTATGACGTACAAAGAGCTCGCCAATGAGCTACCTGCTTACTGCAGTTATATGGGTTTTACACATGTTGAGTTTATGCCTGTAATGGAGCATCCTTTTTATGGTTCATGGGGGTATCAGCTGACAGGCTATTTTGCTCCTTCAAGCCGCTACGGGACGCCCCAGGAGTTCATGTTCCTGATAGATAAGCTCCATGAATCGGGAATAGGAGTGATACTCGACTGGGTTCCTTCTCATTTCCCTACCGATGAACACGGCCTCGGCTACTTTGATGGTACCCATCTTTATGAATATGATGACCCCCGGAAAGGATTTCATCCGGATTGGAAAAGCAATATTTTCAATCTCACCCGCAATGAAGTACGGGCATTTTTAATATCTAATGCGCTGTACTGGCTGGATAAATACCATATTGACGCCTTAAGGGTCGACGCAGTGGCATCGATGTTGTATCTCGATTATTCCCGTAAGGAAGGTGAGTGGATCCCTAATCAATATGGTGGAAGAGAAAACCTGGAGGCAATAAGCTTCCTTCAGGAGTTTAACCAGGCTGTTCATACGTATTATCCTGACGTGTTCACTGTGGCAGAGGAATCCACAGCCTGGCCCGGAGTTACAAGTAGTGTGGAATCCGGCGGACTGGGTTTTGATATGAAGTGGATGATGGGATGGATGCATGATACTTTGGACTATTTTGCGAAAGAACCTATTTATCGTAAATATCATCAGGGACAACTTACGTTTAGTTTAGTGTACGCATATTCGGAAAAGTTTACGCTCCCTTTGTCGCACGATGAAGTGGTGTATGGCAAGGCATCCCTCCTTGATAAAATGCCCGGCGACAGGTGGCAAAAATTTGCGAACCTCAGGCTTCTTTTTTCCTATATGTACGGACATCCGGGAGCAAAGCTGATTTTTATGGGCGGTGAGTTCGCACAGCAGCATGAGTGGCAGCATGACTATAGCCTGGACTGGCACGAGAACAACGACCCGCTAAATAACGGTGTCCAGAAACTGTTAAGAGACTTGAATAGCCTTTATAAAGAAGAACCTGGGCTCTACGAACGCAATTTCGATCCGGGAGGGTTTGAATGGATTGATATTAGTGATGCATCAAATAGCGTGATCAGCTGGATAAGAAAGGGAAACAACAGGAAGGATGATCTTATTTTTATTGCGAGCCTCGTTCCTGTAGTATATGAGAATTACCGCATAGGTGTTCCTGAAATTGGTTTTTATAAAGAGATATTCAATTCAGATAATCTCAAATATGGAGGGAGCGATGTATTGAATGACCCGGAGATAGAAGCATTCCCTATTCCAATGCACGGAAGAACACATTCCGTTCCGCTGATACTTCCCCCTTTAGGGCTCATCGTTCTTAAATATGTGCGCAGTAATCCTATAATATGA
- the treS gene encoding maltose alpha-D-glucosyltransferase, with amino-acid sequence MPEISTKLDDKLHWYKDAIIYELHIKAFRDGNCDGIGDFKGLMEKLDYLQDLGVTAIWLLPFYPSPLKDDGYDIADYYHINPSYGDIREFRQFLKEAHKRNLKVITELVINHTSDQHPWFQRARKAPKGSSHRNYYVWTDDPHQYKDARIIFQDFEASNWSWDPVAKQYYWHRFFFHQPDLNYDNPEVQEEVFKMINYWCKMGVDGFRLDAVPYLFERDGTNCENLPETHAFLKKLRKYVDDNFPGTLLLAEANMWPEDSAAYFGDGDECQMNYHFPVMPRMFMALQMEDRYPLTDIFDQTPQIPDTCQWAIFLRNHDELTLEMVTDEERDYMYKVYVKDPKARINLGIRHRLAPLMENDRKKIELLNSLLFTLPGTPVVYYGDEIGMGDNFYLGDRDGVRTPMQWGADRNAGFSQANPQRLYLPLILDPQFHYGSVNVEIQSRNTSSLLWWTKRIISMRKKYRAFSRGDMKFVDSENAKVLSFTRTYGDEIILVIANLSRFSQAVELDLDAYTGYVPVEIFSRNHFPIVKDANPYFVTLGAYSCQCFLLQKERPELLEQQTRHVLELERWKDLVEPSNLEQLENSILPTYLMKMRWFGGKSRGVERIAVTDHGIVPHEDMSIIFLLIEVSYQSGLPDTYQLPVAFGRGDFSYRVKETCPQSVISGISVAGEEGVLYDAIYGLDLQMAIIKRMATNHDAGLRTSEIDFSGNKLLRKYVQEHDKIKPRVLSAEQSNTSITYDNLFFLKIYRKVDLAINPDLEITHFLTKHARFKHIPAFVGAIEWKFSKGTMVLGMMQEMVKSNSDAWEYMLDRLNDFNDKILTHSDPSILTKDLKGSLLEPVVYEDVPENIKELLEGSVAEGCRLLGIRTGQMHLALASGKDLDAFKPEEYSLHYQRSVFSSLQTLVRATFQSLNRNLKKLPADVREEAVSLLGMKEQILTVLKRIYSRKIDVTKIRIHGDYHLGQVLYTGKDFIILDFEGEPARSYSERRLKYSPLRDVAGMIRSFHYAAYGSLFLDNQIRREDIAKLLPFVEQWYHYMSGFFMHAYLDEVRGSHFIPEDKDDLEILLQTFLLQKAIYELNYELNNRPNWVIVPLRGIKAILAFSKTAAVNK; translated from the coding sequence ATGCCCGAAATAAGCACAAAACTCGACGATAAACTTCACTGGTATAAAGATGCCATAATCTATGAATTACACATTAAGGCGTTCAGAGATGGTAACTGCGATGGAATAGGAGACTTTAAAGGTTTGATGGAGAAACTGGATTATCTTCAGGACCTTGGTGTAACAGCAATATGGCTTCTCCCGTTTTATCCATCGCCCTTAAAAGATGATGGTTACGATATTGCCGATTATTATCATATCAATCCGTCATACGGAGACATCAGAGAATTCAGGCAGTTTCTGAAGGAGGCTCATAAAAGAAATCTGAAAGTCATTACCGAACTGGTAATTAATCATACTTCTGATCAGCATCCATGGTTTCAGCGGGCAAGAAAGGCACCGAAAGGGTCTTCTCACCGCAACTACTATGTTTGGACAGATGATCCTCATCAGTATAAAGATGCACGTATAATATTTCAGGACTTTGAAGCTTCGAACTGGAGCTGGGACCCGGTGGCTAAACAGTATTACTGGCACCGGTTCTTTTTTCATCAGCCCGACCTGAATTACGATAATCCCGAAGTGCAGGAGGAAGTGTTTAAAATGATAAATTACTGGTGTAAGATGGGCGTAGACGGCTTCAGGCTGGATGCTGTCCCTTATCTTTTTGAACGCGACGGAACCAATTGCGAGAACCTTCCCGAAACGCATGCCTTCCTGAAAAAGCTAAGGAAATATGTCGACGATAATTTCCCCGGGACATTGTTGCTTGCTGAAGCAAATATGTGGCCTGAAGATTCGGCGGCTTATTTTGGCGACGGCGACGAGTGTCAGATGAACTATCATTTTCCGGTGATGCCCCGCATGTTCATGGCCCTTCAGATGGAGGACCGTTATCCGCTGACGGATATTTTCGATCAGACACCGCAGATACCAGATACCTGCCAATGGGCGATATTCCTGCGTAATCATGACGAGCTGACGCTCGAGATGGTAACAGACGAAGAGCGGGATTATATGTATAAGGTGTATGTAAAAGACCCGAAGGCTCGCATTAATCTGGGAATCCGACACCGGCTTGCCCCCCTGATGGAAAATGACCGTAAAAAGATTGAGCTGCTTAATTCGCTGCTGTTTACTCTGCCTGGTACGCCGGTGGTCTATTACGGCGATGAAATAGGCATGGGCGATAACTTTTACCTGGGCGACCGCGACGGAGTGCGCACACCGATGCAATGGGGCGCCGACCGTAACGCTGGCTTTTCTCAGGCGAATCCTCAACGGCTATATCTGCCTCTGATCCTTGACCCGCAGTTTCATTACGGTTCGGTAAACGTAGAGATACAGTCGCGCAATACATCTTCTCTGTTGTGGTGGACCAAGCGTATCATCAGCATGAGGAAGAAATACAGAGCATTCAGCAGAGGAGATATGAAATTTGTCGATTCTGAAAATGCCAAGGTACTTTCCTTTACCCGTACTTACGGTGATGAAATAATACTGGTAATAGCCAACCTTTCAAGGTTCTCGCAGGCGGTAGAGCTGGATCTCGATGCCTATACCGGTTACGTTCCGGTGGAGATTTTTAGCAGGAACCATTTTCCTATAGTGAAAGATGCGAATCCCTATTTCGTTACGCTGGGGGCTTATTCCTGCCAGTGCTTCCTGCTTCAGAAAGAACGACCCGAGCTGCTTGAGCAACAAACCAGGCATGTACTCGAGCTGGAGCGATGGAAAGATCTGGTGGAACCTTCGAACCTTGAACAACTGGAAAATTCTATCCTTCCTACGTACCTTATGAAGATGAGGTGGTTTGGTGGAAAAAGCCGTGGGGTAGAGCGAATCGCTGTTACAGATCATGGTATAGTGCCTCATGAGGATATGAGTATTATCTTTTTGTTAATAGAAGTTTCTTATCAGAGCGGTCTGCCCGACACGTATCAGTTACCTGTTGCTTTTGGACGAGGCGACTTCTCTTACAGGGTAAAGGAAACGTGTCCTCAGTCTGTTATATCGGGAATAAGTGTTGCCGGCGAAGAAGGGGTTCTATATGACGCTATTTATGGTCTTGATCTTCAGATGGCTATTATAAAACGAATGGCTACTAACCACGATGCCGGTTTAAGGACCAGTGAGATCGATTTTTCGGGGAACAAGTTGCTGAGGAAGTATGTTCAGGAGCACGATAAGATTAAGCCGAGGGTATTGTCCGCTGAACAAAGCAATACCTCAATTACTTACGATAATTTGTTCTTCCTTAAAATATACAGGAAGGTTGATTTGGCCATTAATCCCGATCTGGAAATAACTCACTTTCTTACAAAACATGCCAGATTCAAGCACATACCGGCCTTTGTTGGGGCTATAGAATGGAAATTCAGTAAGGGAACGATGGTGTTGGGTATGATGCAGGAGATGGTAAAGAGCAATAGTGACGCCTGGGAATATATGCTTGATCGTCTCAACGATTTTAATGATAAGATCCTCACGCATAGCGATCCATCCATCCTCACTAAAGATCTGAAAGGGAGCTTGCTTGAGCCGGTTGTTTATGAAGATGTTCCGGAGAATATCAAGGAGCTGCTGGAAGGATCAGTTGCTGAAGGCTGCCGGTTGCTTGGCATACGCACTGGTCAGATGCACCTGGCGCTGGCATCGGGAAAGGATCTTGATGCATTCAAACCTGAGGAGTATTCGCTTCATTACCAGAGATCGGTGTTTTCTTCATTACAGACGCTGGTGCGTGCCACATTCCAAAGTCTCAACCGCAATTTGAAGAAACTTCCTGCCGATGTCAGAGAGGAGGCTGTTTCGCTATTAGGCATGAAGGAACAGATTTTGACCGTATTGAAACGGATATATAGCAGGAAGATTGATGTTACCAAGATCCGCATTCATGGCGATTATCATCTGGGACAGGTGCTGTACACCGGGAAAGATTTTATAATTCTCGATTTTGAAGGTGAGCCGGCACGCAGCTACAGCGAACGGCGTTTAAAATATTCACCCTTAAGGGACGTAGCTGGTATGATCCGCTCCTTTCACTATGCTGCATATGGCAGCTTATTTCTTGATAATCAAATTCGCCGGGAAGACATTGCAAAGCTGTTGCCTTTTGTGGAACAGTGGTATCATTACATGAGCGGCTTCTTTATGCATGCTTATCTCGACGAGGTTCGGGGCTCACATTTTATACCTGAGGATAAGGATGATCTTGAAATCCTGCTGCAAACTTTCCTGTTACAGAAAGCTATTTATGAACTTAATTACGAACTGAATAACCGCCCGAATTGGGTGATTGTACCACTGCGGGGAATTAAAGCGATATTGGCATTTAGTAAAACTGCGGCTGTCAATAAATAG
- a CDS encoding YciI family protein yields the protein MTQYLVTGTDYTDENALERRMAVREKHLEGARALKANNNFIVAGAVLNEEGKMTGSTMVVQFETKDDLNAWLENEPYIKEKVWETVDVKPFRVANV from the coding sequence ATGACACAATATTTAGTTACAGGAACAGATTACACGGATGAGAATGCGCTCGAAAGGCGAATGGCTGTGAGAGAAAAACATCTGGAAGGCGCCCGCGCGTTAAAAGCGAATAATAATTTTATAGTTGCAGGCGCTGTACTCAATGAGGAGGGGAAGATGACTGGTTCGACTATGGTAGTGCAGTTTGAAACTAAAGACGATTTGAATGCCTGGCTTGAAAACGAACCCTACATTAAAGAGAAGGTCTGGGAAACGGTCGACGTGAAACCATTCCGCGTTGCGAATGTATAG